One Candidatus Lernaella stagnicola DNA window includes the following coding sequences:
- a CDS encoding tetratricopeptide repeat protein, protein MKFRSWPMALAVFALVFCVAGAVFSPQARAADDDPDEPAPPDAAAVDTVPVPDTLPEVQAQIEKIEQQIAQLNDEAEGLISMSEQEKRQQIRRRIKSLKLQLKILQRREQQLTDGVAQAGVTEIREKFRARLREIEQRKSVARRKAITRFENILSENRDTSLAPGILFRLANLYFEEAHQAYLDSWDRYEYEAEQLVSQGATEIVPEEPRHNYTRTVELLDEILRKFPGFEKRGEVMYLMAYCLQEQSDDDRALLVYARIVKENPDSAKVPEAYVRMGEIYFDRDQYARAIEQYRLLLNFPQSKFYDKALYKLGWSYYKLSDYENAVRYFTEVLKFYQSRPVTRRRGKTDDLRGESIDYIAISFTEGEGEDGGRAAVGFMKTVGDEELGRQILLKVGEVYDERTDFEAARRAYDAYLNNFPLAPDVPEVMSKLAQTYEKETRFDDAMEVYDRIAKTLGPGSEWSRVNGARKVESERAAKLVQTSIMARATFHHEKAQNSSGAESQAHYLKAIESYELYLANYPEAKGAYETAFNLGECYMEVERYNDAGTQYQIVIQRKQDKELWTSALFNNAKAYEAQVEKEGGLPNKDALAEPAKITGSASEEPKGVAITPTAMGPSAKSWVEALETHVVNLPESEKSPPMLYKIGEIFYLHGDFATADRYFEQIFGKYPQHEVVQLASYYYTQSAKQTGDFKGLQEKLKVVPAASGITDEQKTLMAAGAQFKIAEQIMKEATATDPPDPAKVREAIAEYEKGVAENPGADNAGVAVYNIAVAQENYLNDLVAANEAYMRLAATYPKNSQSKEGLLRAAYNYQILAEFDKSIEAYELFFRTFADDRKAAGDALFNSATLMEESGDYAAALGRYQQYLSEYASDIDAGEVAFVIARLHEKMGDNASAETAYEDCARRESDAARLTETYYRWGKLLTARGDAAGAENRYLQSVAVYIKARDAGGTDEVDPRFAAESQFHIAEQHYDDYTAIVFTGNIRRDTELLRLKAEAFKRLKIYYEDIVTFGSYEWATAALHMLGMINQDFSDALLNAPVPEDLEPEQQDEYIFKLEEIAFPIKNRALEAFKQNVNKGINERQVNEWIIKSYVQLKKLEPQAEEPKFESVTSAESPAFAVAPIDLSPPKLPTAPAAAEGAGAAGGAK, encoded by the coding sequence ATGAAGTTCCGTTCATGGCCCATGGCTTTGGCCGTGTTCGCGCTCGTGTTCTGCGTGGCCGGCGCGGTGTTTTCGCCGCAGGCCCGCGCGGCGGACGACGACCCGGACGAGCCTGCGCCGCCCGATGCGGCCGCGGTCGACACGGTGCCGGTTCCCGACACCCTGCCGGAAGTGCAAGCCCAGATCGAGAAAATCGAGCAGCAAATCGCTCAGTTGAATGACGAGGCGGAAGGCCTGATCAGCATGTCCGAGCAGGAAAAGCGCCAACAGATCCGCCGGCGTATCAAAAGCTTGAAGCTGCAATTGAAAATCCTCCAGCGTCGCGAACAGCAACTCACCGACGGGGTGGCCCAAGCCGGCGTGACGGAAATCCGCGAAAAATTTCGGGCGCGACTTCGCGAAATCGAGCAGCGCAAGTCTGTCGCCCGGCGTAAGGCCATTACCCGCTTCGAGAATATTCTCAGCGAAAATCGGGACACCAGCCTCGCGCCCGGCATCCTGTTCCGTCTGGCCAATCTGTATTTCGAGGAAGCGCACCAAGCCTATTTGGACTCTTGGGATCGTTACGAATACGAGGCCGAGCAGTTGGTCAGCCAGGGCGCGACCGAAATTGTACCCGAGGAGCCGCGGCACAACTACACGCGTACCGTCGAATTGCTCGACGAGATTTTGCGCAAGTTCCCGGGATTCGAAAAACGCGGCGAAGTGATGTACCTGATGGCGTATTGCCTGCAGGAACAAAGCGACGACGACCGCGCCCTGCTTGTCTACGCGCGCATCGTCAAGGAAAACCCGGACTCGGCAAAGGTGCCCGAAGCCTACGTGCGCATGGGCGAAATTTACTTCGATCGCGATCAGTACGCCCGCGCCATCGAGCAATACCGCCTGCTGTTGAATTTTCCGCAATCCAAGTTCTACGACAAGGCACTGTATAAGCTCGGCTGGTCCTACTACAAGCTGAGCGATTACGAAAACGCCGTGCGTTACTTCACCGAGGTTCTCAAGTTCTATCAGAGCCGCCCCGTCACCCGGCGACGCGGCAAGACCGACGACCTGCGCGGCGAATCGATCGACTACATCGCCATCAGCTTCACCGAGGGCGAGGGCGAGGACGGCGGACGCGCCGCGGTCGGCTTTATGAAGACCGTCGGCGACGAGGAGCTCGGCCGGCAGATTCTGCTCAAAGTCGGCGAAGTCTACGACGAACGCACCGACTTCGAAGCGGCCCGTCGCGCCTACGACGCCTACCTGAACAATTTCCCCTTGGCGCCCGACGTGCCCGAGGTGATGAGCAAGCTGGCCCAGACCTACGAAAAGGAAACGCGCTTCGACGACGCCATGGAAGTGTACGATCGCATCGCGAAAACTCTCGGCCCGGGCAGTGAGTGGTCGCGGGTTAACGGGGCGCGCAAGGTCGAGTCGGAACGCGCCGCCAAGCTCGTGCAGACGTCGATCATGGCTCGCGCCACGTTCCATCATGAGAAGGCCCAAAACTCCAGCGGCGCCGAGTCGCAAGCTCACTACTTGAAGGCCATCGAAAGCTACGAGTTGTATCTGGCGAACTATCCCGAAGCCAAGGGCGCGTATGAAACCGCCTTCAACCTCGGCGAATGCTACATGGAAGTGGAGCGTTACAACGACGCCGGCACGCAATACCAGATCGTCATCCAGCGTAAGCAAGATAAAGAGCTGTGGACCTCGGCGCTGTTCAACAACGCCAAAGCATACGAGGCGCAGGTTGAGAAAGAGGGCGGGCTGCCCAATAAAGATGCGCTGGCCGAGCCCGCGAAAATAACCGGCTCCGCCAGTGAAGAACCTAAGGGCGTCGCCATTACACCCACGGCAATGGGCCCGTCGGCCAAAAGCTGGGTCGAAGCGCTCGAAACCCACGTGGTGAACCTGCCCGAATCGGAAAAAAGCCCGCCGATGCTGTACAAAATCGGCGAGATCTTTTATCTGCACGGCGACTTCGCCACGGCCGACCGCTACTTCGAGCAGATCTTCGGCAAGTACCCGCAGCACGAGGTCGTGCAACTGGCCAGTTACTACTACACGCAATCGGCGAAGCAGACCGGCGACTTCAAGGGCTTGCAGGAAAAGCTGAAGGTCGTGCCCGCGGCAAGCGGCATCACCGACGAACAAAAGACGTTGATGGCCGCCGGCGCGCAATTCAAAATCGCCGAGCAGATCATGAAAGAAGCCACGGCGACCGATCCGCCCGATCCGGCCAAGGTCCGCGAGGCGATCGCGGAATACGAGAAGGGCGTGGCGGAAAATCCCGGCGCCGACAACGCGGGCGTAGCGGTCTACAACATCGCCGTCGCGCAGGAGAACTACCTTAACGACCTGGTTGCCGCCAACGAAGCTTACATGCGCTTGGCCGCGACGTATCCGAAAAATTCGCAATCCAAAGAAGGCTTGCTCCGCGCGGCCTACAACTACCAAATTCTCGCCGAATTCGATAAATCCATCGAGGCGTACGAGTTGTTCTTCCGCACCTTCGCCGACGACCGCAAAGCCGCTGGCGACGCGTTGTTTAACTCGGCGACGCTGATGGAAGAGTCGGGCGATTACGCCGCCGCGCTCGGCCGTTACCAGCAATACCTTAGCGAGTACGCTTCGGATATCGACGCCGGTGAGGTGGCCTTCGTGATCGCCCGCTTGCACGAGAAAATGGGCGACAACGCCTCAGCGGAAACGGCCTACGAAGATTGCGCCAGGCGCGAGAGCGACGCGGCGCGCTTAACCGAAACGTATTACCGCTGGGGCAAGCTATTGACGGCGCGCGGCGATGCGGCCGGTGCGGAAAACCGTTATCTGCAATCGGTGGCCGTGTACATCAAGGCGCGCGATGCCGGCGGCACCGACGAGGTCGACCCCCGCTTCGCCGCCGAGTCGCAGTTCCACATTGCCGAGCAACATTACGACGATTACACGGCGATCGTCTTCACCGGCAATATTCGCCGCGATACCGAACTGCTCAGGCTCAAGGCCGAAGCCTTCAAGCGACTGAAGATTTACTACGAAGACATCGTCACCTTCGGTAGTTACGAGTGGGCCACCGCGGCGCTGCACATGCTGGGTATGATCAACCAGGATTTCTCTGACGCGTTGCTCAACGCGCCGGTTCCCGAGGACCTGGAACCCGAGCAGCAGGACGAATACATCTTCAAACTCGAGGAAATCGCGTTCCCCATCAAAAACCGCGCCCTGGAAGCGTTTAAACAAAACGTCAACAAGGGTATCAACGAACGCCAGGTCAACGAGTGGATCATCAAGAGTTATGTCCAATTGAAAAAACTCGAGCCGCAAGCCGAGGAGCCGAAATTCGAGTCCGTGACCAGCGCCGAGTCGCCGGCCTTTGCCGTCGCTCCGATCGATTTGTCGCCGCCCAAACTGCCGACGGCTCCGGCCGCCGCGGAAGGTGCCGGCGCCGCGGGAGGTGCCAAATGA
- a CDS encoding biopolymer transporter ExbD, whose product MAGRPSQRLHRVSHPEDVNILPIMNLMTILIPFLLLSATFIKLTIIDSALPVATRASAQRVDDASPTPTPEEKKLTLTVFMRKEGFTIAGIGGILDVGAKDKDKDKPQLTIERKPDGEFDYEKLKDKLVEIKEVFPGQNTIILLPEPNIIYDDIIRVMDTARNYKKKQPDGTETDELLFPSPVLAGKLL is encoded by the coding sequence ATGGCAGGAAGGCCAAGCCAGCGACTTCATCGGGTATCACATCCGGAAGATGTTAACATTCTTCCGATCATGAACCTGATGACTATTTTGATCCCCTTTCTGTTGCTTTCGGCTACCTTTATCAAACTGACCATTATCGACTCGGCGCTGCCGGTTGCCACGCGCGCCAGCGCGCAGCGGGTCGACGACGCCTCGCCAACCCCAACCCCCGAGGAAAAAAAGCTGACTTTAACCGTGTTCATGCGCAAAGAAGGGTTCACCATCGCCGGGATCGGCGGAATCCTGGATGTCGGCGCCAAGGACAAGGATAAAGACAAACCGCAGCTTACAATCGAGCGCAAGCCCGACGGCGAATTCGATTACGAAAAGCTGAAGGATAAGCTCGTCGAGATCAAGGAAGTGTTTCCCGGCCAAAACACGATCATTTTGTTGCCGGAGCCTAACATCATTTACGACGATATCATTCGCGTGATGGATACGGCCCGCAATTACAAGAAAAAACAACCCGACGGCACCGAGACGGATGAACTGCTGTTCCCCTCGCCGGTGCTCGCCGGAAAGTTGCTGTAG
- a CDS encoding MotA/TolQ/ExbB proton channel family protein: MGTMFYDMFNKGGPVMYVIAGFSVISLAIVIERVFFILFRYNIDGPAFMKKIQKLVEARNYDRAVQLCNAAPNAALSMVLKAGLSHAGRDQRDIQNAVDEAALELLPKLQKRTGYLQVIANIATLLGLLGTIMGIIDAFRAVAQVEASQRQQALMKGIYVALYTTAFGLMVAIPTMLAHAIIDAKTVKIIDEIDEFSVKLINMLGSLRQTEKPLRPVK, encoded by the coding sequence ATGGGAACCATGTTCTACGACATGTTCAACAAGGGCGGGCCCGTGATGTATGTCATTGCGGGATTCAGCGTCATCAGCTTGGCGATTGTGATCGAGCGGGTGTTTTTCATCCTGTTCCGCTACAACATCGACGGGCCGGCATTCATGAAGAAGATTCAGAAGCTGGTGGAAGCACGCAACTATGATCGCGCTGTGCAACTGTGCAACGCTGCCCCCAATGCCGCGCTATCCATGGTTCTGAAAGCCGGTCTCTCGCATGCGGGACGCGATCAACGGGACATCCAAAACGCCGTGGACGAAGCGGCTTTGGAGTTGTTACCCAAACTGCAAAAGCGAACCGGCTATTTGCAGGTGATCGCCAACATCGCCACGTTGCTGGGGCTGTTGGGAACCATCATGGGCATCATCGACGCGTTCCGCGCGGTGGCCCAGGTCGAAGCGAGTCAGCGTCAGCAAGCGTTGATGAAGGGCATCTACGTCGCGCTGTACACGACCGCTTTCGGTTTGATGGTGGCGATCCCGACGATGCTGGCCCACGCGATCATTGATGCGAAGACCGTCAAAATCATCGACGAAATCGACGAGTTTTCCGTCAAATTGATCAACATGCTGGGATCGTTGCGTCAAACAGAGAAACCGTTGCGTCCGGTCAAATGA
- a CDS encoding AgmX/PglI C-terminal domain-containing protein, giving the protein MPTSTLHRVLKVGLIQDGKLIEDTILSEKQGLTIGLDPNNVFSIAETAVPKRHQLIEFSQGGYKINLLPEMRGRLLVDDKMLDIAELIQTGTLTKTNKGFEILLSQVSKGKITIGGSTVLFQLVPPPPPPPMVKLPKELRGSFVRNIDLFFLVVLFISAVAHMGMIAYLENVDYDDEEAMKVATDRFIQIVSEEDIIIPEEEDALTDEDIKPKPGGGGGGGGGGDQKGVEEKGIIAVITRMSDQSGAVADLLSESGLGSGLTDALNGIGGVRVGRVGDAGIGTGTRGTGTGGPGSGSGVGIGDIGSVGRGGTTGTGQRSERRVRARLSTSGGGVSGKIDAAKVRSYIRGRLGGVRHCYEMQLRVNPTLSGKVKVMFTIGSTGSVASCNVASNTMGNSLVASCVCRRVQRWRFPQPEEGSVTVSYTFIFTPAE; this is encoded by the coding sequence ATGCCGACTTCCACGCTCCACAGGGTGCTCAAGGTCGGACTCATTCAGGACGGCAAACTCATTGAGGACACCATCCTGAGCGAGAAACAAGGCCTGACGATCGGGTTGGACCCGAATAATGTCTTTTCCATCGCCGAAACGGCGGTGCCCAAACGGCATCAACTGATCGAGTTCTCCCAAGGCGGGTATAAAATCAACCTGCTGCCGGAAATGCGCGGCCGACTATTGGTCGACGACAAAATGCTCGACATCGCCGAACTCATTCAGACCGGCACGCTGACCAAAACAAACAAAGGCTTCGAGATTCTTCTCAGCCAGGTCAGCAAGGGCAAAATCACCATCGGCGGCAGCACCGTGCTGTTCCAACTCGTGCCTCCTCCTCCTCCGCCCCCCATGGTCAAATTGCCCAAGGAATTGCGCGGCAGCTTCGTGCGTAACATCGACCTGTTTTTCCTGGTCGTGCTCTTTATCAGCGCCGTGGCGCATATGGGCATGATCGCCTACCTCGAAAACGTCGATTATGACGACGAAGAGGCCATGAAGGTCGCCACCGACCGCTTCATCCAAATCGTCTCCGAGGAAGACATCATCATCCCGGAAGAGGAAGACGCGCTAACGGATGAAGATATCAAACCCAAACCTGGCGGTGGCGGCGGCGGTGGTGGTGGCGGCGACCAAAAGGGCGTCGAGGAAAAGGGAATCATCGCCGTTATCACGCGAATGAGCGACCAAAGCGGCGCCGTGGCCGACTTGTTAAGTGAGAGCGGGCTCGGCTCCGGCCTGACCGATGCGCTCAACGGCATCGGCGGCGTGCGGGTCGGGCGCGTGGGCGACGCCGGGATCGGCACCGGCACCCGCGGTACGGGCACCGGTGGCCCCGGCAGTGGTTCGGGCGTCGGAATCGGCGATATCGGCTCCGTCGGGCGTGGCGGCACGACCGGCACGGGCCAGCGCAGCGAGCGCCGGGTTCGAGCCCGTCTGTCAACCTCCGGCGGCGGCGTGTCGGGCAAGATCGACGCGGCGAAGGTACGCAGCTACATCCGCGGTCGGTTGGGCGGCGTGCGGCACTGCTACGAGATGCAATTGCGCGTCAATCCGACGCTCTCGGGCAAAGTGAAAGTCATGTTTACCATCGGCTCGACGGGCAGCGTTGCCAGCTGCAACGTGGCGTCCAATACGATGGGTAACAGCCTGGTGGCCAGTTGTGTTTGCCGCCGGGTGCAGCGTTGGCGTTTCCCGCAACCGGAAGAAGGTTCGGTTACGGTTTCTTATACCTTTATCTTCACTCCGGCGGAGTAA
- a CDS encoding tetratricopeptide repeat protein, which produces MRALRSVPIILLILLLAACASTTKKPATTTPTTPAVEQPLTGPAGAATYLQRGNNSARSGDWQRAADLYSKAVLAYPRLPEAYYNRGVARMKLGDNESAAKDMRAALQLRRNYKPAVINLGATYLATGRLTAALTQFNAVVAAEPGNLEAKNNLGAVYMRMRRYDQAEQVFKEIIRQDYKFVPAHVNLGLLYFYKDKPQLAERIFKNAQKLDPQNADLQANYAYMLMELGEISLAKAQLDGALRANPNNAGALTNMGALEIILKQFDKARMHLERSVQIDPSNPRAWVNLGIARRALGDADGAETAYQRAIQINPKMAEAYLNYGILLEQVRGDKQAAIAQYSRYWQVAGKRDDANDRVPDWVRDLKSGK; this is translated from the coding sequence ATGAGAGCCCTGCGATCGGTCCCGATTATCCTGTTGATCCTGCTGCTGGCCGCCTGTGCCTCGACGACGAAAAAACCGGCGACCACTACGCCGACGACCCCCGCCGTCGAACAACCGCTGACCGGACCGGCCGGCGCCGCCACGTACCTGCAACGCGGTAACAACTCCGCGCGCAGCGGCGATTGGCAGCGGGCCGCGGACCTGTATTCCAAAGCGGTCCTCGCGTATCCGCGGTTGCCCGAGGCTTACTACAATCGCGGCGTGGCGCGGATGAAACTTGGCGATAACGAAAGCGCGGCCAAGGATATGCGGGCCGCTCTGCAGTTGCGCCGGAACTACAAACCGGCCGTGATCAACCTGGGCGCTACGTATTTAGCCACCGGCCGTTTGACCGCGGCACTCACGCAATTCAACGCCGTGGTGGCCGCCGAGCCGGGTAACCTCGAAGCCAAGAACAACCTTGGCGCGGTATACATGCGCATGCGGCGCTACGATCAGGCCGAACAGGTTTTCAAAGAGATCATCCGGCAGGATTACAAGTTCGTCCCGGCGCACGTGAACCTCGGGTTGCTGTATTTCTACAAAGACAAGCCGCAACTGGCCGAGCGTATTTTCAAGAACGCCCAAAAGCTGGACCCGCAAAACGCGGATTTGCAGGCGAATTACGCCTATATGTTGATGGAACTGGGCGAAATCAGCTTGGCTAAGGCCCAGTTGGACGGCGCATTGAGAGCCAATCCGAATAACGCGGGTGCCTTGACCAACATGGGTGCCTTGGAGATTATTCTCAAGCAATTTGATAAGGCCCGCATGCACCTAGAGCGGTCGGTGCAAATCGACCCGTCCAACCCGCGTGCGTGGGTGAATTTGGGGATTGCGCGTCGGGCGTTGGGGGATGCCGACGGAGCCGAAACGGCGTATCAACGGGCGATTCAGATCAACCCGAAGATGGCCGAGGCGTATTTGAATTACGGCATATTGCTGGAGCAGGTGCGCGGCGACAAGCAAGCCGCCATCGCTCAGTATTCACGTTACTGGCAGGTTGCAGGCAAACGCGACGACGCGAACGATCGCGTGCCCGATTGGGTGCGTGATCTCAAGTCGGGGAAGTAA
- a CDS encoding tetratricopeptide repeat protein gives MLRLRYFALLIVAVMLAAGPAFAKDDPLEQRYAQAQAKIAALKAGVDDLVVNYADEIDERERLMLRRRFVEGREFFYELHDYRGAAEVFYSIVNHPLAATLPSADAATFYLAESLFHGGYLPEAKLYYQKLLAKGPGDYYAMSLIRQIEIAVARRNYSEAERYYAVLLSQLPAEEDGSLGRYIIGKSYYLRGEAAKAVEIFDSVPETGSYYATAQYYAAVIFLKQNNYREAVNRLRKLNKVLKEDVANKERLFSLTHLALARIYYEMNDFPQAMANYRAVDEGDQSHPDALYESIWVFITRNDYLLKAIEDERSNYEGLLFEHAQFQETVEFQKDTDSVAAVAEQTDALRTDLDEMSVTFDEIDASLTQLQEEAVTSFNKLVIAAPNSPLIPEAELLVGNIYSQAEEYEKAEQWFTKLRKKYEDYYASIANARPRYTDADYVRVVADASDALTDGTPLSRRALKGVPEEAAYWLAADKQVRQIFSLYTMVNRERLNVRKMRELIQEIEAKLREMEMGIEFPFLREANRRYLEYQAGIQTLQVDLMTVRNDAAKLEDEQRRDEITAAVANSEGQLAALQGRLVGLDGKIEQKKRERLSYYRAQLAQLRQPIDGYSRSVTGLMSSTGGVLAQVAAAEMADLERQVFDYAKQADLGIVDVEYRATLGSTREIKKLQHEMEKELRELRHLQQGDEGDPPAADADGGE, from the coding sequence TTGCTACGCCTCAGGTACTTCGCTCTGCTCATTGTCGCCGTGATGTTGGCGGCGGGTCCGGCATTTGCCAAGGATGATCCGCTCGAGCAGCGCTATGCCCAAGCTCAGGCGAAAATCGCTGCGTTGAAAGCCGGCGTGGACGACCTGGTCGTCAACTACGCCGACGAAATCGACGAGCGCGAACGCCTGATGCTGCGCCGGCGCTTTGTGGAAGGCCGCGAGTTCTTCTACGAATTGCACGATTACCGCGGTGCCGCCGAAGTCTTCTACAGCATTGTCAACCATCCATTGGCCGCCACGCTGCCCAGCGCCGATGCGGCGACGTTCTATCTCGCCGAATCCCTCTTCCATGGCGGCTATCTACCCGAAGCCAAACTCTATTACCAGAAACTGCTGGCCAAAGGCCCCGGCGACTACTACGCGATGAGCCTGATTCGGCAAATCGAAATCGCCGTCGCCCGGCGCAACTACAGCGAGGCCGAACGCTATTACGCCGTGCTGCTCTCCCAATTGCCGGCGGAAGAAGACGGCAGCCTGGGCCGGTACATCATCGGCAAGTCCTACTATCTGCGCGGCGAGGCTGCCAAGGCGGTCGAGATCTTCGATTCAGTCCCCGAGACCGGCAGCTACTACGCCACCGCGCAATACTACGCTGCGGTCATCTTCCTGAAACAGAACAATTACCGGGAAGCGGTTAATCGTCTGCGCAAGCTCAATAAAGTATTGAAGGAAGACGTGGCTAACAAGGAGCGCCTGTTTTCTCTGACGCACCTGGCTTTGGCGCGGATCTATTATGAAATGAACGACTTCCCGCAGGCGATGGCCAATTACCGCGCCGTCGATGAGGGCGACCAAAGCCATCCCGACGCCCTGTACGAATCGATCTGGGTGTTTATCACGCGCAACGATTACCTGCTCAAGGCCATCGAGGACGAGCGGTCCAACTACGAAGGCCTGTTGTTCGAACACGCCCAGTTCCAGGAAACCGTCGAGTTCCAAAAAGACACGGATTCGGTCGCCGCGGTCGCCGAACAAACCGACGCCTTGCGCACCGACTTGGATGAGATGAGCGTCACTTTCGATGAAATCGACGCCAGCCTCACGCAATTGCAGGAAGAGGCCGTCACCAGTTTCAATAAGCTGGTGATTGCCGCGCCCAATAGTCCGCTGATACCCGAAGCCGAGTTGCTGGTCGGCAACATCTATTCGCAAGCCGAAGAGTACGAGAAGGCTGAACAGTGGTTCACCAAGCTGCGGAAGAAATACGAAGACTACTACGCCAGCATCGCCAACGCCCGGCCGCGCTACACCGACGCCGACTACGTCCGCGTCGTCGCCGACGCCAGCGACGCCCTGACCGACGGTACGCCCCTTTCGCGTCGCGCCCTTAAAGGCGTACCCGAAGAAGCCGCCTACTGGTTGGCCGCCGACAAACAGGTCCGCCAGATTTTCTCGCTATACACCATGGTCAACCGCGAGCGGCTCAACGTGCGCAAAATGCGTGAGTTGATCCAGGAAATTGAAGCGAAGCTTCGCGAAATGGAAATGGGAATCGAATTCCCCTTCTTGCGGGAAGCCAATCGCCGGTATCTCGAATACCAAGCCGGTATTCAGACGCTGCAGGTTGATTTGATGACCGTGCGCAACGACGCCGCGAAGCTCGAAGACGAGCAACGGCGCGACGAGATCACGGCCGCGGTCGCCAATTCCGAAGGGCAATTGGCCGCTTTGCAGGGCCGACTCGTTGGCCTGGACGGCAAAATCGAACAGAAGAAACGCGAGCGGCTCAGCTACTATCGCGCCCAGTTGGCCCAACTACGGCAACCGATCGACGGCTACAGCCGCTCGGTAACGGGGTTGATGTCCAGCACCGGCGGTGTGTTGGCGCAAGTCGCCGCAGCGGAAATGGCCGACTTGGAGCGCCAGGTTTTCGATTACGCCAAGCAGGCCGATTTGGGCATCGTCGATGTCGAATACCGCGCCACGCTAGGCTCAACCCGGGAAATCAAGAAACTCCAGCACGAGATGGAAAAGGAACTGCGGGAACTTCGGCACCTGCAGCAAGGCGACGAGGGCGACCCGCCAGCCGCCGATGCCGATGGAGGAGAATAG
- a CDS encoding biopolymer transporter ExbD has translation MAFAASKRKRIGISRRPQEPLKLTSLMDLMTVIIVFLLQSFSSTEFQVRASEDLHLPDSVHTKIPIESVQLIISRHAIVVEGRAVARVTDDYEIDGVEPDNLEVTAIYVALKKQAEIEKERAKRYGREFNGNITIQAHEEIPYKLLVKALVTAGKAEFGNIKFMAFKVGE, from the coding sequence ATGGCTTTTGCCGCGTCGAAACGAAAACGCATCGGGATTTCCCGCCGGCCTCAGGAACCGCTGAAGCTGACGAGTCTCATGGACTTGATGACCGTCATCATCGTCTTCCTGTTGCAGAGCTTTTCCTCCACCGAGTTCCAGGTGCGGGCCTCCGAAGACCTGCATCTACCCGACAGTGTCCACACGAAGATTCCCATCGAATCCGTGCAATTGATTATCAGCCGGCACGCGATCGTAGTGGAGGGGCGTGCGGTCGCGCGCGTCACCGACGACTACGAAATCGACGGCGTCGAACCGGATAATCTCGAAGTAACAGCCATTTACGTCGCGTTGAAAAAACAGGCGGAAATCGAGAAAGAACGCGCCAAGCGATACGGGCGCGAATTCAACGGAAATATCACGATTCAAGCACATGAGGAGATACCTTATAAGCTGCTTGTCAAAGCCCTGGTAACGGCCGGAAAAGCGGAATTTGGAAATATCAAATTTATGGCCTTTAAAGTGGGCGAATAA